A segment of the Actinomycetota bacterium genome:
ATGGGAGCAGCCCCCCTATACCTAGGGAGAAGAGAGGCATGAACATTGACACAACCATACCTGGGCAACTCGATCAACCAATTGGGTATGATCTTCCCATAAGCCACTACCACGATGATATCGGGCTTTAACAAGCTAATTTCCCTTCGCACTTCATCACTTCTCAAGGTCTCAGGTTGAAAAACGGGGATTCCATGTCGGAGGGCAAATTCTTTCAGAGGAGGTGGGGTGGGTTTCAAGCTCCTTCCCTTGGGACGATCCGGCTGAGTAACAACGGTAACTATTCCATAACCAGCCTTGAGGAGAACTTCGAGACTAGGGATTGCGAAGTGCGGAGTTCCCATGAATAATACTCTCATAATCATCTATCACCCCAAATTTCATTAATTAAGCAAGAATTAAGTCGAGCAAGTTAAATTACTGAATACGAATATATTGGCTTATCTGTTGCAGAGCCTTTTGACGCTCGCTTTTACTTGCCCGGTCAAGGATGAGTATCCCATCAAGATGATCGACCTCGTGCTGAATAATCCTGGCCTGCAACCCTTCCATGGATAACTCCAGTCCCTTTCCTTGAGGACTAAGGGCTTTAACCTTAATCTTTTGGGGGCGGCTTATGAGAATTCTGACACCCGGAAGACTTAGGCAGCCTTCCTCCTGCACCTCAGTTTCCTTACTTCGCCAAATAATTTGAGGATTGATGTAAACGGATGGCCCATCACCTAAGTCAGAGACTATAACCCGCTTTAAAATCCCTATTTGAGGAGCAGCCAGTCCCATTCCAGGAGCATTGTGCAATGTATCGATGAGATTCTTCGCCAGCTTT
Coding sequences within it:
- the def gene encoding peptide deformylase, producing the protein MAVLEIRKFGDPVLREKAFPIEKIDQEVKKLAKNLIDTLHNAPGMGLAAPQIGILKRVIVSDLGDGPSVYINPQIIWRSKETEVQEEGCLSLPGVRILISRPQKIKVKALSPQGKGLELSMEGLQARIIQHEVDHLDGILILDRASKSERQKALQQISQYIRIQ